Part of the Coriobacteriia bacterium genome is shown below.
CCAAGCTCGCGGGTCAGGACGCATAGCGTTCGTCACCATCGGCCCCGGAGGTCCGCTGACCCCGGGGCCGGTGTCTGCAAGAGGAGCGATACGCCCGGGAGCGTGGTTTGACACACCCCAGGTGGTTTGTTAGAGTTGCGCGTTGCGACTACGCTCGGCGCCCGATGCCTGGACGCCGTGGACGAGGCACGCACGATCGACGAAGGAGATGAGTAGTGCCCACCATCAATCAGCTGGTGCGCAAGGGCCGTCAGCAGGCCACCGAAAAGAGCAAGACGCCGGCGCTCAAGGGCAACCCGCAGAAGCGCGGCGTTTGCACGCGCGTCTACACGACCACGCCGAAGAAGCCGAACTCGGCTCTCCGCAAGGTCGCTCGCGTGCGTCTCACGAACCAGATGGAAGTGACGGCGTACATCCCCGGCATCGGCCACAACCTCCAGGAGCACTCGATCGTGCTCGTCCGTGGTGGCCG
Proteins encoded:
- the rpsL gene encoding 30S ribosomal protein S12 is translated as MPTINQLVRKGRQQATEKSKTPALKGNPQKRGVCTRVYTTTPKKPNSALRKVARVRLTNQMEVTAYIPGIGHNLQEHSIVLVRGGRVKDLPGVRYKIIRGALDAAGVSKREQARSRYGVKKSK